The window CAGCAGCAATGgtgcagaatttaaaaaaaaaaaaaaaaaaaaaaaaaaaaagaaaagaaaaaaaccagatttGTTAAAACTACTGCGAAATACCAATAGTGGTACATATTAAATTTCACCTGAAGAACTGATATACATTATTTCaagatgaagaaaaacatgTACTCAAACTCTGGATACGCACAGACAtactgctgctgccagctggcACCCAAGGCTGGTTCTCCAAAAACATGAGGAACTGGAGAGACTGTTGTCAATACATTGCACTATTCATAAAAAACGTAAAGATTTACAACTCACTTGGTTATTGGACAGTGGTGATGGGAAGTGATGAGTGTGCAGGTTTTTCCCTGTGTTAACGTGGGTCAGTCGTATTGCTTGCCCACATTTCACCGGTGTACCACGCTGGCAACTGCCATCACTCTTCCCACGGATCCGCCAGTAACTGTTGGCATCGTCTGAAGCTTCAACTCCTGTCACTGACTGCTGCCCACTTCCTGTTGGAGTAGAATTAAATGACAGGAGACTTAACCTGCTTCCCCAGTTCAAAAAGTCCTGAAAGAACtaaagaaattttctttaatgttCTCACACCTTCACGTTCAAGAAATGCTTAATTCTCATAGTCCATTTACCGACTGCAAAGGGAATGCAGGTACCAAATACTCTTTCAGACTGAGGAAGTCGAACACACCATGTGTTAGCAGATGCAAACTGTCAAAGTTTGTGGCGAACACACGAGAAGAAAATGTGATTCATGGCGGACACTATTCACACCATCCCGCCTTTCTCAAAAAAATACCAAGTTCTTTGTGTCCCCAAACAGACCAGCACCCTTGTTGCCTAAACAGACACTGCAAGGTCCTGCTGAGGCCCTTGACACAGAGCAGGGCTCCCCTCAGGGATGGGGGCAAAGCACCCCTGTCACATTCCGActgcagggcacacacagcGCAGCTGACACGTCCCACACCCCGGGCCTCGGCATCCTGCTGTCCCTGACAGGTCTCCAGCGCACCCCAacaccccagccctggcctgCTGCTTCCCCTTGCACCAAGGACATGAACCTCTGGAAGCTCtcacctccttctccttccctgatACCCTCACTGCCCACTCCTCGCAATTTCCCAGCCAACCCCCTGCCGGGCACTGCCTGTCTCCCCCACCTCCTTGCCCCCCTCACAGACACCTCCTTGCCCCCCTCACAGACACCTCCTTGCCCCCCTCACAGACACCTCCTTGCCCCCCTCACAGACACCTCCTTGCCCCCCTCACAGACACCTCCTTGTCCCCCTCACAGACACCTCCTTGCCCCCCTCACAGACACCTCCTTGCCCCCCTCACAGACACCTCCTTGTCCCCCTCACAGACACCTCCTTGCCCCCCTCACAGACACCTCCTTGTCCCCCTCACAGACACCTCCTTGCCCCCCTCACAGACACCTCCTTGCCCCCCTCACAGACACCTCCTTGTCCCCCTCACAGACACCTCCTTGCCCCCCTCACAGACACCTCCTTGCCCCCCGCCATTTTCCCGGCCCCCTCACAGCCTGTGCCCCCAACACCTCCCAGCTCCCGAcacccccggcccggccctgctCACCGGAGCCATACTTGACCTCATGCGAGTGGAGCCGCACGCTGTGGCGGGTGTTGAGCAGCTTCAGCACCGAGCCGCAGGTCACGGCGCCCGGCGACGGCTCCCTGCCGTGGCACAGCCCGCGCAGCAGCGCCAGGAGCACCAGCGGAAAGAGATGGCGACCGCCCCGCATCGCGCCCTCAGCCTGGCTGGCACCGAAACCGCCACCCCCTCGACCCGGCCGGTCCAGGCGCTCTCGCCCCTCGGCCCGGCCGGTCCCCTCACCGCCGCCCCCTCAGAGCGGCGCTTCCGCCCGGCCGCCCGCGCGGGCCCGGCAATcaccccgcccgccgccgcgaCCAGCCAATCCTCGTCTGCTTCCCGCTCCACCGCGCTCTCGGATTGGGCTACGGCGAACGGGCACGGAGAAAAGCGGCCAATGAGAGCCCGCGGCGTGGCGGCCCCCGGGGGAGGACGCGAAGGAGAACCGCGGGCGCTGCTCCGTTAGAGTCAGTCCCCCGGAACGGGCGGCCCGGAGCGGTGTCACCGCCGAGGCAGCGCTGACACGGCTGTGCTGATCTCACTGTGAGTTTGCCCTTGCCGAGAATGTCGGAGGAGACGCCAGGTCTGTTGCTGCTGTCCACTCTGGGCTGTATGAAAAATTATAGCCAGGTCACACTGACTGGTTGCTCAAAGGCCTTGCGGGAAAACGTGCTGTAAGGAGGACTGTCCAATTAGCATCAGagccaggagaagaaaaaaggtcCTCACAGCGAGAGCACTGTCAGGCACAAAGCTGCTCGGGGGTCACCAGCCCACGTACAGGTAATGGTTTAGATACAGCCTCGGGCAGCCAGAGGTGGCACTAAGAGGCACTAAGTGCTGCTGCGTTCAAGCCACTTTTAGCTCAGAGCTGGTAGGTGGCACATTTAGGACTGCTCCTCCCTGCAGTTCCTGCTCTTAAAGTTGAGTAAATATCTACCCATTTGGAGGATTTGCAGAGAAAAGTAAGATAGTGTTGAAGAACAAAGGGAATTCGTGTTTGTGAATTGACTTGCATGATAATACATCACTGATCCAGTAATTCCTGGATTGTATTTGAGCTTCTGATGATAGGACATAAACACTACACAAAGAAGAACTCATATTGCTTGCTGTAACAGTAAGTTGTAGCAATAACATCTTTGCTTTTGGATCCTGAAGTTCACTTTCTGTGCTTCAGTCTCGTGGAGTTCTAACAAAGAGATTACTAAACTCTATTCTTTAGAAAAAACACCTGCATAAATCAACATACACACTGTCCTTCATTGCATAGTTTTGCAAACTGaataccccccccccccaaaaaaaaaaagaatctgaatAGGAAGCGGCCATGGACAAAGGACACATGAACTTCTACACAGTTTGTTAACTTTTGCCTCTGAAACTGCTCATTGGATTGACCCATGTATCACATCAGAGCCTGCTGCGAGTCCTGAGTAACACTCTGAGGAATACAAAGTAATTTGACAGAGCAAAATATTTGGATCTTCTTAGTGGCAAGGAAACGGGAAGATGGGCACCTGCCTTGGGACTTAAGTTTTGGTAACAGTGGTATTATGTGCCTGCAACAGCAAAGAATTGAAACGCTGCACTTTCTATTGCAGGATGATTTAGAAAGCATATTAGTGTTGCTGGCTAGTGCAAACGTCATAAGATGCTCAGCTGActctcttcctcttccaccGGTCTTGGAGCTGCAAGGCTTTTTCCAACCCATGTGATACCACTCAATTGAATGGTTAGTTTTCTTTATGCTGGCTTTGGACCATTTTTTTAGCTATACCTACACCTAAGAAAAATCTCTGACTTAAATGCCAGGTCTGCTTTAAAACAAGCCCTAGTACTAAACTCTGTCACATGCAcatgtgtgtacacacacacagacacacactgtGCTTTTCTCAGGACTGAAAACTCATTTCCTGGTACTGGAAGTATAAAGGTTTactcacagaaaagcaaaagatcCCCTATTGATAGTCAAATACCATATTTTTATGTCATTCTAAGTGGCCTTGCTGTTCCAAGACAACATCTCgcatttgctgctgttgttttaaGTGGGGCAAACCCAGATGTCTGTGGTTGCCATTTTAGCCATGGAAAATCAATCATATGGGGCTTTAGCTGGCACCTGTCTGTCTTTCTGGGAGGTCGCTCAGTCTCAGTGCATTTAGTGCCATTTACATGGTGCTCCCTACAACGCTTTTCAGTCCTACTTTAGAAACATAATTGGGTTAGAATGGTTGCCAACAAAGAACCCATCAATGCCAAACACCCACGGCAACTAACAACCACCCATTGTGACAGGGCCCACTATTGTTTCCAGTAGATTGTTGTAAGATACAGGTAAAATTGCCTCAGAAATTATGTGACTGCACACTGGTCATGGAAATATCAGCTTTTTTGATAGGAATCTCATTATGAACAAAATAATTCAACAGTACTGTAAAAGGGGAGAATGTAAAATGTAACTAGAAAACTTTCTGCCTTCAGTCACTTAACTCTGCATTCCTTATGCACATTTGATTTTcaaggattttaaaaatgcctGCCATTTCTACTCAGGTGCAGCTGTAGGTATAACACAGCCCTCCCTGAAAAACAGGATTTGGTACTGCCAAATGCTTTTAGCATACAGGAATGAAAAATCTGTGTCGCAAGAAAATTTCAGAGTATGCTGCCCCAATGCAACAGATTATAGAAAAAAGGGTTTCCTTTTTATATTGGCCTTTGTTAAAGATGCTTTAaactttctgtttgctttgcatGACAAAAACAGTGACTGACAACTAAGAtagcagagctggcagctcctgggcttGATCTACACCCCAAAAAGCACGGATGCATCTATTGGTATAGAGAGCCTTTGATTTACAGAAAACATTGCAGTAACACCTGGATTCTTTCTCAGACTGACATGAACCTTAGGCAAAAAAGACAGGGCACAATTCCGAAGACATTAGTACTTGATACAAAGACAAATCCACACAAGCTCTTCCACTGATTTTTCTCTGCATCTGATCCTTTCTCTGATATCAGTAAGGAAGAACTGTACTGAACTCAAGACAGTAACAGTAGAGAACCAGGTCTGTAAacattctgtgtttttttctgtctccttcttTCACCCTACACTGATGAATAGCTGTTCGTAAACCTCACTTCAGATCAAACATTCATCTCCACTGGAATACCTTACAACAGAGCTCTTTTAACTGTGACCCCTAAGCCTGATACAAATAGtgaacagtaaataaaaaaattgcttgCCAGAAATTTATAGAATTACAGTTCCTTATCACTCAGCCTAAGTTGTTTAAGGACTAGATATCCAAAATAACTTGTTCAGATTTTTGCATTCAGTAGATATAAACATAATGTAAGAACAAGCAGAGTAAGTAaataaacagattaaaaaaaaaaagaaaaaagtattaacATATACATTTATACATGTTTAAATTGAAGATTTTTCATCTGGGGGAATAGAGTTGAGGattttttaatctctgtctTCTGTTTCTAGTCTTTGAGGTAGAGAAGATTTCCTTGGAAGTTCTGCAGAGTCCTGGCAATCTGTGTACAGTAATGTTGTCACCATCTCTCAACGAACCGGATTGGTGCTTCAAGAACGTGGGATCTCCCCTCAGAACtccaaagaaattaatgtgCATTTCCATTCAATCAGCTGAGGTTTTCCAGGTGCTTTCAGTGATGCCGGGAGACAACAACAATCCCTGTGAGTGATCTTCCAGATTAATTTATGTTACATTGCTGAGGCATTCCCAATGTTTTCATTGGTAGCACTAGCTTTTCTGGAGAAGGAACTCTTTTGAGATGACAAGGAATACTCATGCTCCTACAGCCATCTCTTCTTCCATGTCTGATCAAATAGATACTTCTCCCTGGCTGTCATTTGTACTACTAGACTTTTTAGAGGTTTTTTCTCTTAAAGGTTCAGCAGTAGCCTGCTTCATTGAGTGCTCTGCTCTCATGGTAGACTTTTAGGGACTTTTGGAGACATTAGTTCTGTTTTCTAGCAGAGATATTTTGGCTAATGGGTTTCTTGATTAATTCTACTTTGTTGATACTCATTTTCTGATTAGGCAAAAATCTTTTTGTCTCCTACTTCTGATGTAAACTTTTGATATTTGTAAGAACTCTTCAGATTTTCTTACTTCAGCCCTATTAATTTATGCTGATGGTCTCATGCCATTGCCATTGAAGCCAAATATCATTTCAAGGTGTACCTTTGTAACAGGAGCAAACATAAACCAAAGATAAtctgaaagtattttttcacAGATGAAAGTGTGTCTGACTGCAATTTCAACAGGACATTCAACAATCTCCTCATGACTTTTGAGAAGCCTG of the Pseudopipra pipra isolate bDixPip1 chromosome 18, bDixPip1.hap1, whole genome shotgun sequence genome contains:
- the SDF2L1 gene encoding stromal cell-derived factor 2-like protein 1; the protein is MRGGRHLFPLVLLALLRGLCHGREPSPGAVTCGSVLKLLNTRHSVRLHSHEVKYGSGSGQQSVTGVEASDDANSYWRIRGKSDGSCQRGTPVKCGQAIRLTHVNTGKNLHTHHFPSPLSNNQEVSAFGDDGEGDDLDIWIVQCSGTYWERDDAVRFKHVGTEVFLSITGEQYGHPIRGQREVHGMPAANHHNYWKAMEGVFIKPSMDPAKHDEL